In Dehalococcoidia bacterium, one DNA window encodes the following:
- a CDS encoding DUF951 domain-containing protein, with protein MVALDIRVGDVVQLRKAHPCGSDLWKVVRTGADIGALCSGCGRRVMLDRGRFQRRVKAVVQRGPAPTPDEGS; from the coding sequence GTGGTCGCCCTGGATATCCGCGTCGGCGATGTGGTGCAGTTGCGCAAGGCCCATCCGTGCGGCAGCGACCTGTGGAAGGTCGTTCGCACGGGCGCCGACATCGGCGCGCTCTGCAGCGGGTGCGGCCGGCGCGTGATGCTCGACCGTGGACGCTTTCAGCGGCGCGTGAAGGCTGTGGTGCAGCGCGGGCCAGCCCCAACGCCCGATGAGGGTTCATAG
- a CDS encoding DUF177 domain-containing protein: MQFNVAQQLKGPIGSVRQVVVDDAFPAGQGSGAERVVGALTFLRTDRSILVTGHLETETSATCGRCLAGCRQSAAFDIEEEFFPTVDVTTGIRLPLPEEDAFTIDEHHILDIQEAVRQYILLSLPMKPLCKSDCRGLCTRCGANLNERPCDCAEPRDARWAPLKKLLAQSRSSGSQN, encoded by the coding sequence ATGCAGTTCAACGTAGCCCAACAGTTGAAGGGGCCCATAGGTTCCGTCCGGCAGGTTGTGGTGGACGACGCCTTCCCCGCCGGCCAGGGCTCGGGCGCCGAGCGCGTGGTGGGCGCGTTGACGTTCCTGCGGACCGATCGAAGCATTCTGGTGACGGGTCACCTGGAGACGGAGACCAGCGCCACGTGCGGTCGCTGTCTGGCGGGATGCCGGCAGTCGGCTGCGTTTGATATTGAGGAGGAGTTCTTTCCCACCGTGGACGTTACGACGGGGATACGTCTGCCCCTTCCGGAAGAGGACGCCTTCACCATTGACGAACACCACATCCTGGACATCCAGGAGGCTGTGCGACAGTACATCCTTCTAAGCCTCCCCATGAAGCCCCTCTGCAAGAGCGATTGCCGCGGCCTCTGCACCCGCTGCGGAGCCAACCTGAACGAGCGTCCGTGCGACTGCGCCGAGCCGCGCGACGCCCGCTGGGCGCCCCTGAAGAAGCTCCTGGCCCAGTCCCGTTCGTCCGGTTCCCAGAACTAG
- the pyrF gene encoding orotidine-5'-phosphate decarboxylase has product MDFSEKLAAAIRRNDSLLCVGLDPDPARMAGRDVGAFNKAIIDATADLVCAFKPNLAFYEALGNPGLRALEETLKAAPSHIPVIGDGKRGDIGNTARAYATALFDVWGFDAVTVNPYLGGDTLEPFLSRAGKGVFVLCRTSNPGSAEFQALEVRPPGGGEPRPLYEWVASRAMSWKSAASVGLVVGATYPDELRRIRSLCPGAHLLVPGVGAQGGDLEEAVRNGLDAPQGGATIINVSRQVLFASQGADFAEAARRAAEGLRQRIRQALAAARKG; this is encoded by the coding sequence ATGGACTTCTCCGAGAAACTGGCCGCGGCTATCCGGCGGAACGACAGCCTTCTGTGCGTGGGCCTGGACCCGGACCCGGCGCGGATGGCTGGGCGGGATGTTGGCGCATTCAACAAGGCCATCATTGATGCGACCGCGGACCTGGTCTGCGCCTTCAAGCCCAATCTGGCCTTCTACGAGGCCCTGGGCAACCCCGGCCTGCGGGCGCTGGAGGAGACGCTGAAGGCGGCGCCGAGCCATATCCCGGTCATCGGCGACGGCAAGCGCGGGGACATCGGCAACACGGCCAGGGCGTACGCGACGGCGCTCTTCGACGTGTGGGGCTTCGATGCGGTGACGGTGAACCCCTACCTGGGGGGCGATACCCTGGAGCCGTTCCTCTCACGCGCGGGCAAGGGCGTCTTCGTCCTCTGTCGGACATCCAACCCCGGCTCCGCGGAGTTCCAGGCGCTGGAGGTGCGCCCGCCCGGCGGCGGAGAGCCGCGCCCCCTCTACGAGTGGGTGGCGTCGCGGGCCATGTCCTGGAAGAGCGCGGCGTCCGTGGGGCTGGTGGTAGGCGCCACGTACCCCGACGAGCTTCGACGCATCCGCTCCCTCTGCCCCGGCGCGCACCTGCTGGTGCCGGGCGTGGGCGCCCAGGGCGGCGACCTGGAGGAGGCCGTGCGGAACGGACTGGATGCCCCGCAAGGCGGGGCCACCATCATCAATGTCTCGCGTCAGGTCCTGTTCGCCTCGCAGGGGGCTGACTTCGCGGAGGCGGCGCGACGGGCCGCCGAGGGCCTGCGCCAGCGCATTCGACAGGCTCTCGCAGCGGCGCGAAAGGGCTAG
- a CDS encoding NYN domain-containing protein, with amino-acid sequence MNDHAGGEVALFIDFENIRYSMVKLYGQEPDPQKLMAKALKYGRVSVASAYADFSRHPEALARRFEVAGIARVDVPPKVRTDHEESRVDLFMLLDIIDALLDRPQVDIFVLMTGDSDFIRVAVKLKNRFGKKVIISGVPGAVSNDLVQCASGSDPVEVDEGLSDEVLRKELIRTAAYLEIKWKQPTFRGIKQWVSDPRCKLGISADKAHRLLDEMVQAGLFTRNVETAWVNEEPREITVTRLNREHPEVAGVLVSTPSATPPPAPVVAAETS; translated from the coding sequence ATGAACGACCATGCCGGCGGCGAAGTCGCCCTGTTTATCGATTTTGAGAATATCCGCTACTCAATGGTCAAGCTCTACGGCCAGGAGCCGGACCCCCAGAAACTGATGGCCAAGGCCCTCAAATACGGCAGAGTATCTGTCGCAAGCGCCTACGCGGACTTCAGCAGACATCCTGAAGCCCTGGCGCGTCGCTTCGAGGTCGCCGGCATCGCCCGCGTGGACGTGCCGCCCAAGGTGCGGACCGACCACGAGGAGAGCCGGGTCGATCTCTTCATGCTTCTCGACATTATTGATGCCCTGTTGGACAGGCCGCAGGTGGACATCTTTGTCCTCATGACCGGTGACAGCGACTTCATCCGCGTGGCGGTCAAGCTGAAGAACCGCTTTGGCAAGAAGGTCATCATCAGCGGCGTGCCCGGCGCGGTGAGCAACGACCTGGTCCAGTGCGCCTCCGGGTCGGACCCGGTGGAAGTGGACGAGGGCCTGAGCGATGAGGTGCTGCGCAAGGAGCTCATCCGCACCGCAGCCTACCTGGAGATAAAGTGGAAGCAGCCGACGTTCCGGGGCATCAAGCAGTGGGTGAGTGACCCGCGCTGCAAGCTCGGCATATCCGCCGACAAGGCGCACCGCCTCCTGGATGAGATGGTGCAAGCCGGCCTCTTCACCCGGAATGTCGAGACGGCGTGGGTCAACGAGGAGCCGCGAGAGATCACCGTGACGCGCCTGAACCGGGAGCACCCGGAGGTCGCGGGCGTCCTGGTGAGCACGCCGTCGGCCACGCCGCCACCTGCGCCGGTGGTCGCCGCCGAGACGTCGTAA
- the rpmF gene encoding 50S ribosomal protein L32: MTPLPKRRFSHARHGNRTSHQALHLKSLAPCPQCKTPRMPHRVCPVCGTYNGKEVVAVKSKKAAA, translated from the coding sequence ATGACACCTCTGCCTAAACGAAGATTTTCGCACGCCCGGCACGGCAACAGGACGAGCCACCAGGCGCTGCATCTCAAGTCCCTGGCCCCGTGCCCCCAGTGCAAGACACCCCGCATGCCACACCGGGTGTGCCCCGTGTGCGGCACCTACAACGGCAAGGAGGTAGTCGCCGTCAAGAGCAAGAAAGCGGCCGCCTAA
- a CDS encoding alpha/beta hydrolase, with protein sequence TQIYYKDWGSGQPVVFSHGWPLSADAWEDQMVFLGARGYRCIGHDRRGHGRSGQPWNGNEMDTYADDLAALVEKLDLKNAIHVGHSTGGGEVARYIGRHGTKRVAKAVLIGAVPPLMLKTAANPGGLPIDAFDKIRAGVLADRSQFFKDLSAPFYGVNRPNSQVSQGLRDSFWLQGMLAGFKGVIDCVKAFSETDFTDDLRKFDVPTLIMHGDDDQIVPIGASAMLSSRIVKGATLKVYPGLPHGLCSTNKDQINADLLTFLQA encoded by the coding sequence ACGCAGATCTATTACAAGGACTGGGGCAGCGGACAGCCCGTGGTCTTCAGCCATGGCTGGCCGCTGAGTGCGGACGCCTGGGAAGACCAGATGGTGTTTCTGGGTGCCCGCGGATACCGCTGCATCGGCCATGACCGCCGCGGCCATGGCCGATCAGGCCAGCCTTGGAATGGCAACGAAATGGACACCTACGCCGACGACCTCGCGGCGCTCGTGGAAAAGCTCGACCTGAAGAACGCGATCCATGTCGGGCACTCCACGGGCGGCGGCGAAGTCGCCCGCTATATCGGCCGCCACGGCACCAAACGTGTGGCCAAGGCCGTGCTGATCGGCGCGGTGCCGCCTCTGATGCTGAAGACGGCCGCCAATCCCGGCGGGTTACCGATCGACGCGTTCGATAAAATCCGCGCCGGCGTGCTCGCCGACCGCTCGCAATTCTTCAAGGATCTCAGCGCGCCCTTCTACGGCGTCAACAGACCAAACTCTCAGGTCTCGCAAGGGCTGCGGGATTCGTTCTGGCTGCAAGGGATGCTGGCCGGATTCAAGGGCGTCATCGATTGTGTTAAGGCCTTTTCCGAGACGGACTTCACTGACGATCTCAGGAAGTTCGACGTCCCGACGCTCATCATGCACGGCGACGACGACCAGATCGTGCCGATCGGCGCCTCGGCCATGCTCTCATCCAGGATCGTCAAGGGGGCCACGCTGAAAGTCTATCCGGGCTTACCGCACGGCCTGTGCTCCACCAATAAGGACCAGATCAACGCCGATCTGCTCACATTTCTCCAGGCCTGA
- the thiC gene encoding phosphomethylpyrimidine synthase ThiC has protein sequence MTQVSEKPITTTYAFPASRKVYVPGAREGVRVPMREISLTPTQGRAGPEANAPLRVYDTSGVYTDPAVQTDVRKGLAPLRRPWILARGDVEEYAGREVMPVDDGTVGAGDTMRVFPELTRRPLRAKSGRTVTQMHYARKGIITPEMEFIAIREGLDPALVRDEVARGRAIIPANVNHPESEPMIIGRNFLVKVNANIGNSAVASSIDAEVEKMVWATRWGADTVMDLSTGRNIHTTREWIVRNSPTPIGTVPIYQALEKVDGQPEALTWEVFRDTLIEQAEQGVDYFTIHAGVLLRYVPLTAKRVTGIVSRGGSIMAAWCLAHHQENFLYTRFEDICEIMAAYDIAFSLGDGLRPGSIADANDEAQFGELDTLGELTKVAWAHDVQVMIEGPGHVPLHKIKENVDRQLEVCHEAPFYTLGPLTTDIAPGYDHITSAIGAAVIGMHGTAMLCYVTPKEHLGLPDREDVKQGVIAYKIAAHAADLSKGHPGAQMWDDTLSKARFEFRWEDQFNLALDPETARAYHDATLPASPAKTAHFCSMCGPKFCSMRITQDVREYARRKGLEGEAAIAAGLEEKAREFRESGGRIYRKA, from the coding sequence ATGACACAGGTATCCGAGAAACCCATCACGACGACATACGCCTTTCCGGCGAGCCGGAAGGTCTATGTGCCCGGTGCGCGGGAGGGCGTGCGCGTGCCGATGCGCGAGATATCGCTGACGCCCACGCAGGGCCGCGCCGGCCCGGAGGCGAACGCCCCGCTGCGCGTGTACGACACCAGCGGCGTGTACACCGACCCCGCGGTGCAGACCGACGTGCGCAAGGGGCTTGCGCCGCTGCGCCGCCCGTGGATTCTGGCGCGCGGCGACGTCGAGGAGTACGCGGGCCGCGAGGTCATGCCCGTGGACGATGGCACCGTCGGCGCGGGAGACACCATGCGCGTCTTCCCTGAGCTGACGCGCCGCCCCCTCCGCGCGAAGTCGGGCCGGACGGTGACGCAAATGCACTACGCGCGCAAGGGCATCATCACGCCGGAGATGGAGTTCATCGCGATACGCGAGGGGCTGGACCCGGCGCTCGTCCGCGACGAGGTCGCGCGCGGTCGCGCCATCATTCCCGCCAACGTCAACCACCCGGAGAGCGAGCCGATGATCATCGGCAGGAACTTCCTGGTCAAGGTCAACGCGAACATCGGCAACTCGGCGGTCGCCTCCTCGATAGACGCGGAGGTCGAGAAGATGGTGTGGGCCACCCGATGGGGCGCGGACACGGTCATGGACCTGTCCACCGGCAGGAACATTCACACGACCCGCGAGTGGATTGTCCGCAACTCGCCGACGCCCATAGGCACGGTGCCCATCTACCAGGCGCTGGAGAAGGTGGACGGCCAGCCGGAGGCCCTGACGTGGGAGGTCTTCCGCGACACGCTCATCGAGCAGGCGGAGCAGGGCGTGGACTACTTCACGATTCACGCGGGCGTGCTGCTACGCTACGTGCCGCTCACCGCGAAGCGCGTGACCGGCATCGTGTCGCGCGGCGGCTCCATCATGGCGGCGTGGTGCCTCGCCCACCACCAGGAGAACTTTCTGTACACGCGCTTCGAGGACATCTGCGAGATCATGGCCGCGTACGACATCGCGTTCTCGCTGGGCGACGGGCTGCGCCCCGGCTCCATCGCGGACGCCAACGACGAGGCGCAGTTCGGCGAGCTGGACACGCTCGGCGAGCTGACGAAGGTGGCGTGGGCGCATGACGTGCAGGTGATGATCGAGGGGCCGGGCCACGTGCCGCTGCACAAGATCAAGGAGAACGTGGACAGGCAGCTTGAGGTGTGCCACGAGGCGCCGTTCTACACGCTGGGGCCGCTGACCACGGACATAGCGCCCGGGTACGACCACATCACGTCGGCCATCGGCGCGGCGGTCATCGGCATGCACGGCACGGCGATGCTGTGCTACGTGACGCCGAAGGAGCACCTGGGGTTGCCCGACAGGGAGGACGTGAAGCAGGGGGTCATCGCGTACAAGATCGCCGCGCACGCCGCTGACCTGTCGAAGGGGCATCCCGGCGCTCAGATGTGGGACGACACGCTGTCGAAGGCGCGCTTCGAGTTCCGCTGGGAGGACCAGTTCAACCTGGCGCTGGACCCGGAGACGGCCCGCGCCTACCACGACGCGACGCTGCCCGCGTCGCCCGCGAAGACGGCGCACTTCTGCTCCATGTGCGGCCCCAAGTTCTGCAGCATGCGCATCACGCAGGACGTGCGCGAGTACGCGCGGCGGAAGGGGCTGGAAGGGGAGGCCGCCATCGCGGCGGGGCTGGAGGAGAAGGCGCGGGAGTTCCGCGAGTCCGGCGGGCGGATTTACCGGAAAGCGTAG
- a CDS encoding bifunctional nuclease family protein, giving the protein MMEMTIDSIRVSLMNYQRVVILKEKNADRYLPIWIGPAEADAIAIKLQDVSVPRPLTHDLLRLVITTLGASVDSIIVCDLQSDTFFAKVILQVDGKKVEIDARPSDAIALAVRTKVPIYAENHVLDKAGIVLDKETGEPVSQTQPQALAGEPGAPSTPKKVDEEEVRRMSAFKEFIDTLDLEDFGKGGSKAS; this is encoded by the coding sequence ATGATGGAAATGACTATTGACAGCATCCGCGTCAGCTTGATGAACTACCAGCGGGTGGTCATCCTGAAGGAGAAGAACGCCGACCGCTATCTGCCCATCTGGATTGGCCCGGCGGAGGCGGATGCTATCGCCATCAAGCTCCAGGATGTTTCCGTCCCGCGGCCCCTGACCCATGACCTCCTCCGACTGGTCATCACGACGCTCGGCGCCTCGGTGGACTCCATCATCGTCTGCGACCTTCAGAGCGACACTTTCTTCGCCAAGGTCATCCTGCAGGTGGACGGCAAGAAGGTGGAGATAGACGCGCGCCCGAGCGACGCCATTGCCCTGGCGGTCCGCACCAAGGTCCCCATCTACGCCGAGAACCACGTCCTGGACAAGGCGGGCATCGTGCTGGACAAGGAGACCGGTGAGCCAGTCTCTCAGACACAGCCGCAGGCCCTGGCCGGGGAGCCCGGCGCGCCCAGCACGCCGAAGAAGGTGGACGAGGAAGAAGTGCGGCGCATGTCCGCCTTCAAGGAATTCATTGACACCCTGGACCTGGAAGACTTCGGCAAGGGCGGCAGCAAGGCCTCCTAG
- the cobU gene encoding bifunctional adenosylcobinamide kinase/adenosylcobinamide-phosphate guanylyltransferase has translation MTIRRELILILGGARSGKSAFAERLARSCGPRVLYVATAQAGDAEMEERIANHQAARPDTWTTVEEPLRLAEAVGEAKGFDAVLVDCLTLWVSNRMLAAQGEEPQTVEDVLLAEVGRVLDTHRRGAATLILVSNEVGLGLVPPNPLGRAYRDLLGRVNQTFAEAANRVYMLVAGVAVDVKALPGAVLTPSGRPPERPSRKRLYTTGEAERIQRLLEARERRRGNRV, from the coding sequence ATGACGATACGTCGCGAGTTGATCCTCATCCTGGGCGGCGCGCGCAGCGGCAAGAGCGCCTTCGCGGAGAGGCTGGCGCGCTCGTGCGGGCCGCGCGTGCTGTACGTGGCGACGGCCCAGGCCGGCGACGCCGAGATGGAGGAGCGCATCGCCAACCACCAGGCGGCGCGTCCCGATACGTGGACGACCGTCGAGGAGCCGCTCCGCTTAGCGGAGGCCGTGGGCGAGGCGAAGGGCTTCGACGCCGTGCTGGTGGACTGCCTGACGCTGTGGGTAAGCAATCGCATGCTGGCCGCGCAGGGGGAGGAGCCGCAGACGGTGGAGGATGTGCTGCTGGCGGAGGTGGGTCGTGTGCTGGACACGCACCGTCGCGGCGCGGCGACGCTCATCCTGGTCAGCAACGAGGTCGGCCTGGGGCTGGTGCCGCCGAATCCGCTGGGCCGCGCCTACCGCGACCTGCTGGGCCGCGTGAACCAGACGTTCGCGGAGGCGGCGAATCGCGTGTACATGCTGGTGGCGGGCGTCGCGGTGGACGTGAAGGCGCTGCCCGGCGCGGTGCTGACGCCGTCGGGTCGCCCGCCGGAGAGGCCCTCGCGCAAGCGCCTGTACACGACAGGCGAGGCGGAACGCATCCAGCGGCTGCTGGAGGCACGGGAGCGACGACGCGGCAATCGCGTCTGA
- a CDS encoding glycosyltransferase family 39 protein, with amino-acid sequence MGSRLLALVKQGWRRFAEWHANLGAVLLLANVIMLSLFVFITATGRDVYVDQGTDFEEYWGTATRLLDNGVYGNAFESPTRMRQPFYSYFLAGLRAIQGDNFNVLRLSQIVVVLAGILVAYYLARSLWDTRAALAGALLLAVHPVLLFNAVTMTNEPHFILFLLLSLLCLVAVTRRPSVLLTLLAGALLGAAALTQPVAFPLPFVIGLLWMLPIGLLPLSWPRRTLHGVLLVGAVLLVMLPWAMRNYQDMGVFTFVSSERGASLWSAAQPGWRWGYADQLVDPANAAEFNGIRGGDSFLTGRYFLGQAAEAAFTQAAIRHVLADPLVWAAKNAVKLVLDLLLLPGFGAWFGPLWLAAQAGHLAVLALAGWGVSRIRLLGDEHLLVFLVALYFMLALFPLSITPQSFAPTVVILALFAGYALSRLLSPARERDSTGT; translated from the coding sequence GTGGGTAGTCGGCTTCTCGCGCTGGTCAAACAGGGGTGGCGCCGTTTCGCCGAGTGGCACGCCAACCTCGGCGCCGTCCTGCTGCTCGCGAATGTCATCATGCTCTCCCTGTTCGTCTTCATTACGGCCACGGGGCGCGACGTTTACGTGGACCAGGGGACGGACTTCGAGGAGTACTGGGGCACGGCCACGCGCCTGCTCGACAACGGAGTGTACGGGAACGCCTTTGAAAGCCCCACGCGGATGCGTCAGCCTTTCTACTCCTACTTTCTGGCGGGCCTGCGGGCCATTCAGGGGGACAACTTCAACGTCCTGCGCCTCTCCCAGATAGTCGTTGTCCTGGCGGGCATTCTCGTGGCCTACTATCTGGCCAGGTCTCTGTGGGACACGCGCGCGGCCCTGGCTGGCGCACTGCTTCTGGCCGTGCACCCCGTGTTGCTCTTCAATGCGGTGACGATGACGAACGAGCCGCATTTCATCCTGTTCCTGTTGCTCAGCCTCCTGTGTCTTGTGGCTGTTACGCGGAGGCCATCCGTGCTGCTGACTCTGCTGGCCGGAGCGCTCCTGGGCGCGGCGGCGCTCACCCAGCCTGTCGCATTCCCTCTCCCATTCGTCATTGGCTTGCTGTGGATGCTGCCGATTGGCCTCCTGCCCCTGTCCTGGCCCCGACGCACGTTGCACGGCGTCCTCCTGGTGGGCGCTGTCCTGCTGGTGATGCTTCCCTGGGCGATGCGGAACTATCAGGACATGGGCGTCTTCACGTTCGTTTCCAGCGAACGCGGGGCCAGCCTGTGGTCGGCGGCGCAACCGGGCTGGCGCTGGGGGTATGCCGACCAGCTTGTTGACCCCGCCAATGCAGCGGAGTTTAACGGGATTCGCGGGGGCGACTCGTTCCTGACCGGGCGCTACTTCCTCGGCCAGGCTGCGGAGGCGGCGTTCACGCAGGCGGCCATCCGGCACGTTCTCGCCGACCCGCTGGTCTGGGCCGCGAAGAATGCGGTCAAGCTCGTCCTGGACCTGCTGCTCCTGCCCGGCTTCGGCGCGTGGTTCGGTCCTCTCTGGCTTGCGGCGCAGGCGGGCCACCTGGCTGTGCTGGCGCTGGCGGGCTGGGGCGTCTCCAGGATTCGCCTCCTGGGTGACGAGCATCTTCTGGTCTTCCTGGTGGCCCTCTATTTCATGCTCGCCCTGTTCCCGCTCTCCATCACTCCCCAGAGCTTCGCGCCGACCGTCGTCATCCTGGCCCTTTTCGCCGGGTATGCATTGAGCCGCCTCCTGTCGCCCGCCCGCGAGCGGGACTCCACGGGCACGTGA
- the fabD gene encoding ACP S-malonyltransferase, which produces MGNIALLFPGQGSQAVGMGRTLFESSAEARAIFEEADSTLGWKLSRLCFEGPEDELRQTVNAQPAIMTVSVACMRSAQGEGLVDMSKPLFVAGHSLGEYTALVAAGALTFAEAVRLVRERGRLMQYASTVRPGGMAAVLGLDEVALEEVCQQADAQIANINSPEQIVISGSREGIARAMDMAKARGARRVIPLEVSGAFHSLLMWPAAQGIAKAVAELRFAPAAVPVVANCTGHPITTVNEIKAELVKQMCNAVHWARSMEYMLSAGADTFVEIGPGRVLSGLAKRFSKDITTINIDGSPAGVGSRA; this is translated from the coding sequence ATGGGAAACATAGCACTTCTCTTTCCTGGTCAGGGTTCCCAGGCCGTGGGCATGGGCCGCACTCTCTTCGAGAGCTCAGCCGAGGCCCGCGCAATCTTCGAGGAGGCGGACAGCACGCTGGGTTGGAAGCTGTCCCGTCTGTGTTTTGAGGGTCCGGAGGACGAGCTCCGCCAGACCGTGAACGCCCAGCCCGCCATCATGACCGTCAGCGTGGCCTGCATGCGGTCAGCGCAGGGCGAGGGCCTTGTGGACATGTCCAAGCCCCTCTTTGTCGCGGGGCACAGCCTGGGCGAGTACACTGCCCTGGTTGCCGCGGGCGCGCTCACCTTCGCTGAGGCCGTCCGCCTCGTCCGCGAGCGGGGACGCCTGATGCAGTACGCCTCCACCGTTCGGCCGGGCGGCATGGCCGCCGTCCTGGGGCTGGACGAGGTGGCCCTTGAAGAAGTCTGCCAGCAAGCTGACGCGCAGATCGCCAACATCAACTCCCCGGAGCAGATAGTCATCAGCGGCTCCCGCGAAGGCATCGCCCGGGCCATGGACATGGCCAAGGCGCGCGGCGCGCGCCGCGTGATCCCGCTCGAAGTGAGCGGCGCCTTTCACTCCCTTCTGATGTGGCCGGCCGCGCAGGGCATAGCCAAGGCCGTGGCCGAGCTTCGTTTCGCCCCCGCGGCGGTCCCCGTGGTAGCCAACTGCACGGGGCACCCCATCACCACGGTGAACGAAATCAAGGCGGAACTCGTCAAGCAGATGTGCAATGCCGTCCACTGGGCGCGCTCGATGGAGTATATGCTGAGCGCGGGCGCCGACACCTTCGTCGAGATCGGCCCCGGACGGGTCCTGTCCGGCCTGGCCAAGCGGTTTAGCAAGGATATTACGACTATCAACATCGACGGGTCCCCCGCTGGCGTCGGGTCCCGCGCCTAG
- the leuD gene encoding 3-isopropylmalate dehydratase small subunit: protein MKPFVKETGIVAPLPRVNVDTDQIIPAQFMKRIERTGYGPFLFFAWRYLPDGKLNPSFELNAPGYQGASVLVAGRNFGCGSSREHAPWALDGYGIRAVIAPSFADIFRNNCFQNGIVTVVLPEEQVNQLLQKAQSKPGYRLTVDLEQKRVFDAEGFSASFDIEEFKRHCLLNGLDDIGLTLRHEDRIRTYEKGVRAAAPPA, encoded by the coding sequence ATGAAACCATTCGTGAAAGAGACCGGTATCGTGGCCCCGCTGCCACGGGTCAACGTGGACACGGACCAGATCATCCCCGCCCAGTTCATGAAGCGCATCGAGCGGACGGGCTACGGCCCGTTCCTCTTCTTCGCATGGCGCTACCTGCCGGACGGCAAGCTGAACCCCAGCTTTGAGCTGAACGCCCCCGGCTATCAGGGCGCCAGCGTGCTGGTGGCGGGCCGCAACTTCGGCTGCGGGTCGTCGCGGGAGCACGCGCCCTGGGCGCTCGATGGCTACGGCATCCGCGCCGTCATCGCGCCCAGCTTCGCCGACATCTTCCGCAACAACTGCTTTCAGAACGGCATTGTCACCGTCGTGCTTCCCGAGGAGCAGGTCAATCAGCTCCTCCAGAAGGCCCAGTCGAAGCCGGGCTACAGGCTGACGGTGGACCTGGAGCAGAAGCGTGTCTTCGACGCCGAAGGCTTCAGCGCCTCCTTCGACATCGAGGAGTTCAAGCGCCACTGCCTGCTGAACGGGCTGGACGACATCGGCCTGACCCTCCGGCACGAGGACAGGATAAGGACCTACGAGAAGGGCGTGAGGGCCGCGGCCCCGCCCGCGTAA
- a CDS encoding isocitrate/isopropylmalate family dehydrogenase → MKATIAIMPGDGIGPEIVPQGVKALKVIAKRFKHDFNLVPVQMGYNALKATGSALTPETIKTCDKSNGILLGATGAAQWEHASENYPPGWGRRQLCRELKHRISVRPARVYSQTINTSPVKPDRIQGMDLVVVRDMVLINKEGIKTAEDTPRGRHATDRLDFYEDEIVPTLKFSFLLARSRKKKLCLMAQSSVFATSKLWLQVFTDMSKKYPDVQIDTQAPDNCAMQLMRNPTVFDVIVCDSTSMGGMMNNLAALLIGSIGMAPGTTIGLRDGETFTQMVMPNGLYEPIHGSAPVRAGQGIVNPIGTVLAAAMLLRYSLGLEQEAQAVERGVEKALTQGYRTYDIMEPGKTKVGTDEMGDRVAAAIEAGA, encoded by the coding sequence GTGAAGGCAACTATCGCGATCATGCCCGGCGACGGAATCGGCCCGGAGATTGTGCCACAGGGCGTCAAGGCGCTGAAGGTCATCGCCAAACGCTTCAAGCACGATTTCAACCTCGTGCCGGTGCAGATGGGCTACAACGCGTTGAAGGCCACGGGTTCCGCGCTCACGCCCGAGACGATAAAGACCTGCGACAAGAGCAACGGCATCCTCCTGGGGGCCACCGGCGCCGCCCAGTGGGAGCACGCCAGCGAGAACTATCCGCCCGGCTGGGGACGCCGCCAGCTCTGCCGCGAGCTGAAGCATCGCATCAGCGTGCGGCCCGCCAGGGTCTATTCCCAGACGATCAACACCAGCCCCGTGAAGCCGGACCGCATCCAGGGCATGGACCTGGTCGTCGTCCGGGACATGGTCCTCATCAACAAAGAAGGGATCAAGACGGCGGAGGACACCCCTCGCGGCAGGCACGCGACGGACAGGCTCGACTTCTACGAAGACGAGATCGTGCCCACGCTGAAGTTCAGCTTCCTGCTGGCGCGGAGCCGCAAAAAGAAGCTCTGCCTGATGGCCCAGTCCTCGGTCTTCGCGACGTCCAAGCTCTGGCTCCAGGTATTCACCGATATGAGCAAGAAATACCCGGACGTGCAGATAGACACCCAGGCGCCGGACAACTGCGCCATGCAGCTTATGCGCAATCCCACCGTGTTCGACGTCATCGTCTGCGACAGCACGTCCATGGGCGGCATGATGAACAACCTGGCCGCCCTGCTCATCGGCTCCATCGGCATGGCGCCGGGCACCACCATCGGCCTGCGGGACGGCGAGACGTTCACGCAGATGGTCATGCCCAACGGCCTGTACGAGCCTATCCACGGCAGCGCCCCCGTGCGCGCGGGGCAGGGCATCGTCAACCCCATCGGCACCGTGCTGGCCGCCGCCATGCTCCTGCGCTACTCTCTGGGCCTGGAACAGGAGGCGCAGGCCGTCGAGCGGGGCGTGGAGAAGGCCCTGACCCAAGGCTACCGCACCTATGACATCATGGAGCCGGGCAAGACCAAGGTGGGCACGGATGAGATGGGTGACCGCGTAGCCGCCGCCATTGAGGCGGGGGCGTGA